A portion of the Granulosicoccus antarcticus IMCC3135 genome contains these proteins:
- a CDS encoding type I restriction endonuclease subunit R, with translation MSNVGQREGVMQQRVVQFFQAELGYRYLGNWQYREGNANVDVSILTDWLRSRGISEALIGRAIRQLDTAAALGEGKRLYYANKDVYQLLRYGVKDKEGAGEHNQTVWLVDWQNPQANDFAIAEEVSIKGENKKRPDIVLYVNGIALGVLELKRSSVSVSEGIKQNLDNQKKAFISSFFSTLQLVMAGNDTQGLRYGTIETPERYYLEWKEDIASTWQSPLDFHLSRICSKPRFLQIIHDFIVYDAGTKKTCRHNQFFGVEAAKQYVARREGGIIWHTQGSGKSLTMVWLAKWISENVTNSRVLIVTDRTELDEQIEKVFSGVGEDIYRSKSGADLVATLNQPNPWLICSLVHKFGRQTDADDNAAAEAFIEELKKSLPSGFRAKGELFVFVDECHRTQSGKLHEAMKAILPEAMFVGFTGTPLMKKDKKKSIEVFGSFIHTYKFDQAVKDGVVLDLRYEARDIDQTISSQKKVDEWFEAKTRGLSRLAKMQVKQKWGTLQKVLSSKSRQQQIVNDILMDMETKPRLMDGRGNAMLVCSSVYQACKSFEMFSQTELAGKVAIITSFQPTAASIKGEEAGEGQTEELFKYDTYRKMLADYFEQSEEAAANRVEEFEKAAKKRFVEDPGQLRLVIVVDKLLTGFDAPSATYLYIDKQMTDHNLFQAICRVNRLDGDSKEYGYIVDYKDLFRSLDKAISDYTQEAFDGYDQEDVEGLLKDRLEYAKLDLDNALEAVHALCEPVKAPRDTSDYMHYFGTGSGADADELSENEMLRLTLYKSVAKLLRAYVNVANEMPEAGYSAADIVRIRNEVTHFEKVRDEVKLGSGDLVDMKRFEPAMRHLLDMYIRADDSETLVDFDEFGLVELIVNKGVDALDALPEGIRKDPEAMAEAIENNVRKTIVDENPVNPKYYEQMSVLLDELIELRRQKAIDYQEYLERILELSRKVVRSESATTDYPASMDTSAKRAIFDNFGKDELLATKIDSAIRYTKKADWVGDRFKEREVANAIREETSAYTLDIQHVMNIAKAQKDYQ, from the coding sequence ATGAGTAACGTTGGCCAGCGCGAAGGCGTTATGCAGCAGCGTGTGGTGCAGTTCTTCCAGGCGGAGCTGGGTTATCGCTATCTGGGTAACTGGCAGTACCGGGAAGGCAATGCGAATGTCGATGTCAGCATTCTGACAGATTGGCTGCGGAGCCGAGGCATCAGCGAAGCGCTGATTGGTCGCGCCATACGTCAGCTCGATACAGCGGCTGCGCTGGGTGAAGGCAAGAGGCTCTACTACGCCAACAAGGACGTATATCAGCTATTGCGCTATGGGGTAAAGGACAAGGAAGGTGCCGGTGAGCATAATCAGACGGTCTGGCTGGTTGACTGGCAGAACCCGCAGGCAAATGATTTCGCCATTGCCGAAGAAGTGTCTATCAAGGGTGAGAACAAGAAGCGGCCCGATATCGTGTTGTACGTCAATGGCATCGCGCTCGGTGTACTGGAGCTGAAACGTTCCTCCGTTTCGGTGTCCGAAGGTATCAAACAGAATCTGGACAACCAGAAAAAGGCCTTTATCAGCAGCTTCTTCAGCACTCTGCAACTGGTGATGGCAGGTAACGATACACAAGGGCTGCGCTACGGCACTATCGAGACGCCTGAGCGCTATTACCTGGAGTGGAAAGAGGACATCGCCAGCACCTGGCAAAGTCCGTTGGATTTCCATCTGAGCCGGATTTGCAGCAAACCCAGATTCCTGCAGATCATTCATGACTTCATCGTGTATGACGCAGGCACCAAGAAAACCTGTCGGCACAACCAGTTCTTCGGCGTGGAGGCGGCAAAACAGTATGTCGCTCGGCGTGAAGGCGGCATCATCTGGCATACGCAAGGCTCGGGCAAGAGCTTGACGATGGTGTGGCTGGCCAAATGGATCAGTGAAAACGTAACCAACAGCCGTGTGCTGATCGTCACGGATCGTACAGAGCTGGACGAGCAAATCGAAAAGGTGTTCTCTGGTGTCGGCGAAGACATCTATCGCAGCAAGAGTGGTGCTGATCTGGTTGCCACACTGAACCAGCCGAACCCTTGGTTGATCTGTTCACTGGTACACAAGTTCGGGCGGCAGACAGATGCTGATGACAATGCTGCCGCCGAGGCCTTTATTGAAGAATTGAAGAAATCCCTGCCTTCAGGCTTTCGTGCAAAAGGCGAGTTGTTTGTCTTTGTGGATGAGTGTCACCGTACTCAGTCAGGCAAGTTGCACGAGGCGATGAAGGCCATTCTGCCCGAAGCGATGTTCGTCGGTTTTACCGGCACACCGCTGATGAAGAAGGACAAGAAAAAGTCCATCGAAGTGTTCGGATCGTTTATTCACACCTACAAGTTTGATCAGGCAGTGAAGGATGGCGTCGTGCTGGATCTTCGTTATGAGGCGCGCGATATTGATCAGACCATCAGTTCCCAGAAGAAGGTGGATGAGTGGTTTGAAGCCAAGACACGCGGTTTGTCACGGTTGGCGAAAATGCAGGTCAAGCAGAAGTGGGGCACCTTGCAGAAAGTGCTGTCCAGCAAATCTCGGCAACAGCAAATCGTCAACGATATCCTGATGGATATGGAAACCAAACCGCGTTTGATGGATGGACGCGGTAATGCGATGCTGGTCTGTTCCAGTGTGTATCAGGCCTGCAAGTCCTTTGAGATGTTCAGTCAGACGGAATTAGCCGGTAAGGTTGCCATCATCACCAGTTTTCAACCAACGGCTGCGAGTATCAAAGGCGAGGAAGCCGGAGAGGGGCAGACGGAAGAATTGTTCAAGTACGACACCTATCGCAAGATGCTGGCTGATTATTTCGAGCAGTCTGAAGAGGCTGCCGCTAATCGTGTAGAGGAGTTTGAGAAAGCCGCAAAAAAGCGATTTGTCGAAGATCCAGGTCAGTTGCGACTGGTGATTGTCGTAGACAAACTGCTGACAGGCTTTGATGCGCCGTCTGCAACGTATCTGTATATCGACAAACAGATGACTGATCACAACCTGTTTCAAGCCATTTGCCGTGTGAATCGTCTGGATGGTGATAGCAAAGAGTACGGCTATATCGTCGATTACAAGGATTTGTTTCGCTCACTGGACAAGGCCATCTCGGACTACACCCAGGAGGCCTTTGACGGCTACGATCAGGAGGACGTCGAAGGCTTGCTCAAGGATCGTCTGGAGTATGCGAAGCTGGATCTGGACAATGCCCTAGAGGCGGTACACGCCTTGTGCGAGCCGGTAAAGGCACCAAGAGATACCTCGGACTATATGCATTACTTCGGCACAGGCTCGGGGGCTGACGCCGACGAACTGAGCGAGAATGAAATGCTGCGGCTGACACTCTACAAGAGCGTAGCCAAGCTGCTGCGAGCCTATGTGAATGTCGCCAACGAAATGCCTGAGGCCGGGTATTCCGCGGCTGACATCGTCCGAATTCGCAATGAGGTCACACACTTTGAGAAGGTGCGTGATGAGGTGAAGCTGGGCAGTGGCGATCTGGTGGACATGAAGCGTTTTGAACCTGCCATGCGCCATTTGCTGGATATGTACATCAGGGCTGATGACAGCGAAACCTTGGTGGACTTTGACGAATTCGGTTTGGTTGAATTGATTGTGAACAAAGGCGTTGATGCGCTGGATGCCTTGCCTGAGGGGATCCGCAAGGACCCAGAGGCTATGGCAGAAGCGATCGAAAACAATGTGCGCAAGACTATCGTCGATGAGAATCCGGTCAACCCGAAATACTATGAGCAGATGTCTGTGTTGCTGGATGAGCTGATCGAGCTGCGTCGACAGAAAGCCATCGATTATCAGGAGTACCTGGAGCGGATTCTGGAGCTATCACGCAAGGTGGTTCGATCTGAATCCGCCACCACGGATTACCCCGCTTCCATGGATACCTCCGCCAAGCGGGCTATCTTTGATAATTTTGGCAAGGACGAGTTGCTGGCAACCAAGATCGACAGTGCGATTCGTTACACCAAGAAAGCTGACTGGGTGGGGGATCGGTTCAAGGAGCGAGAGGTGGCTAACGCAATTCGTGAGGAGACCTCAGCCTACACGCTGGACATCCAGCACGTAATGAATATTGCCAAGGCCCAGAAGGACTATCAGTGA
- a CDS encoding M48 family metallopeptidase → MELLQIGSIEMRLNRKAIKNLHISVLPPDGRVRISAPERMTDTAIRMAVISRIPWIRKQQSEFAKQPRQSDREMVSGECHYVWGRPHRLNLVERLGRHEVTVGGGKVHLYVKPGTSVENKALVLSEFYRDALKVRIGALLGEWQAQIGVETAGWGVKKMKTKWGSCNTISRRILLNLELAKKPPECLEFVLVHELVHLLERNHNDRFKAYMDEFLPDWRERRNLLNSMPLGHSSWGY, encoded by the coding sequence ATGGAACTGCTCCAGATTGGTTCGATAGAGATGCGGCTAAACCGTAAAGCTATCAAGAATCTGCACATAAGCGTACTCCCTCCTGACGGGCGTGTCCGCATATCCGCACCAGAGCGAATGACGGATACTGCGATCCGTATGGCGGTAATCAGTCGAATTCCCTGGATAAGAAAGCAACAGAGTGAATTTGCAAAGCAGCCACGTCAGTCTGATCGGGAGATGGTCAGTGGCGAGTGCCACTATGTCTGGGGCAGGCCACATCGTTTGAACCTGGTTGAGCGTTTGGGTCGGCACGAGGTCACCGTCGGTGGTGGCAAGGTGCATCTTTATGTGAAGCCTGGGACTTCCGTTGAGAACAAGGCGCTGGTGTTGTCTGAGTTCTACCGTGATGCTCTCAAGGTGCGTATAGGGGCGCTACTGGGTGAATGGCAGGCACAGATTGGTGTGGAGACTGCGGGCTGGGGTGTGAAAAAAATGAAGACCAAATGGGGGAGTTGCAATACTATCAGTCGGCGTATTTTGTTGAATCTGGAGCTGGCTAAAAAACCACCCGAGTGTCTGGAGTTTGTTCTGGTACATGAACTGGTGCACCTGTTGGAGCGTAATCATAACGATCGATTCAAGGCGTATATGGATGAGTTCTTGCCTGATTGGCGTGAGCGGCGGAATTTGTTGAATAGTATGCCTTTGGGACATAGTAGTTGGGGGTATTAG
- a CDS encoding type II toxin-antitoxin system HipA family toxin, producing the protein MNTGPGNDVSNEINVLKLTIHDVLIGYLAGFRNGRNVLSIADTFKNDPERPTFSLITHPGFPNADKLMNKPWVRRQRLPPLLSNLLPEGSLRELVAQGLKVHIDNEFHILSYLGEDLPGAIVATPMEPDDVPDYVLSTHGKAKAIKFDKVSRENSFSLAGVQMKFPMKENDGRYNLSNGNELGDWIIKTPSTKHKFVPLNEFTAMSLAELAGVDTPEIKLVELNKLDNLPQINLPDEKLAFAIKRFDRAGNQRIHMEDFAQILVKYPHEKYTSANYENIGKVIHDFSGDGLVDAQQFARRLLVNMLLANGDAHLKNWSFSYPDKITPRLSPAYDIVTTNVYIENETQYALNLNKTKEWYAANMVHFQAWAERSGIPWRAIKPHLNDALCKARELWPEALKLSPMVDEHKQVLRAHWRKLHEDFRIET; encoded by the coding sequence TTGAACACAGGGCCTGGCAATGATGTGAGCAACGAGATAAATGTATTGAAGCTCACTATTCACGACGTCCTGATAGGCTACCTTGCAGGCTTCAGGAATGGGCGCAATGTATTGAGTATTGCCGACACCTTCAAGAACGATCCTGAGCGTCCGACTTTCAGCTTGATAACCCACCCGGGATTTCCGAATGCTGACAAACTCATGAACAAGCCATGGGTGCGAAGACAACGGCTACCCCCCCTTCTTTCGAATTTATTGCCAGAAGGCTCATTACGTGAACTCGTAGCACAAGGTCTGAAGGTACACATCGATAATGAATTTCACATTCTCTCGTATTTAGGCGAGGACCTACCCGGGGCTATCGTAGCTACGCCTATGGAGCCTGACGACGTGCCTGACTACGTACTCAGCACACACGGAAAAGCCAAGGCAATAAAATTCGATAAAGTCAGCCGAGAAAACAGCTTTTCCCTGGCTGGCGTGCAAATGAAATTTCCCATGAAAGAAAACGACGGACGCTACAATTTATCCAATGGCAATGAATTGGGTGACTGGATCATCAAAACACCATCGACCAAACACAAATTTGTACCACTGAATGAATTCACAGCCATGTCTCTGGCAGAGCTCGCAGGCGTTGATACTCCCGAGATAAAACTCGTTGAGCTCAACAAGCTGGACAATCTGCCACAGATAAATCTGCCTGACGAGAAATTGGCCTTCGCCATCAAACGATTTGACCGTGCCGGAAATCAGCGTATCCATATGGAAGACTTTGCGCAAATTCTGGTGAAGTATCCACACGAAAAATATACGTCCGCTAATTACGAGAATATTGGCAAAGTCATTCATGACTTTTCTGGTGACGGACTCGTCGACGCTCAGCAGTTTGCCCGGCGATTACTGGTGAATATGCTCTTGGCCAATGGCGATGCACACCTCAAGAACTGGAGCTTTTCATACCCCGACAAGATCACACCACGACTATCTCCAGCCTACGATATCGTGACAACCAACGTCTATATCGAAAATGAAACCCAGTACGCGCTGAATCTCAACAAAACGAAAGAATGGTATGCAGCCAACATGGTGCATTTCCAGGCATGGGCTGAAAGGTCAGGCATCCCATGGCGGGCAATCAAGCCGCATCTGAATGACGCACTGTGCAAGGCAAGGGAATTATGGCCGGAAGCTTTGAAACTCTCACCGATGGTTGATGAACACAAACAAGTGCTGAGAGCGCATTGGCGCAAACTTCATGAAGACTTCAGGATTGAGACCTGA
- a CDS encoding helix-turn-helix domain-containing protein, with protein sequence MDSLLEQVKKRRIALALKQHDMFLRVGISRQQYQRLESKGNPRLDTLELIAKGLKSELLLVPQDKMKDVLAVLADEATTSHEAGHSTEESTKSLNDDPWQGLLGEND encoded by the coding sequence ATGGACTCTCTACTCGAACAGGTCAAAAAACGTCGCATAGCGCTGGCACTGAAGCAGCACGATATGTTCCTGCGTGTAGGGATATCGCGTCAGCAATACCAGAGGTTGGAATCCAAAGGTAATCCGCGACTCGATACCCTTGAGCTGATAGCCAAGGGGCTCAAAAGCGAACTCCTGCTGGTACCTCAGGATAAGATGAAGGACGTGCTGGCTGTATTGGCAGACGAGGCCACAACATCGCATGAGGCTGGACACTCGACCGAGGAAAGCACGAAATCACTCAACGATGATCCATGGCAAGGATTACTGGGAGAAAACGATTGA
- a CDS encoding Fic family protein, with product MKRGLQGRYVESSTLGETVRAYVPAPLPPTPPIDWNSKTREIFDQALLALGRLDSASTLLPDVQLFLYMYVRKEAVVSSMIEGTQSSLSDLMLFELDEIPGVPTADVREVSNYVAALDHGLNRLSDGFPLSLRLIREIHEILLQGSRGGKFSPGEFRTSQNWIGGSRPGNARFVPPPVQELTGCLSELEKFINDQPDKTSTVLKAALAHVQFETIHPFLDGNGRLGRLLITLILCDQGVLHLPLLYISLYFKTHRQQYYDLLNAVREDGDWEAWLEYFAQAVITTATQATDTAKRLHELSLKDRDLISTLGRAAPATLNVHRAFMERPIATSPFIVSKTGISAATVNKSLERLQQLGLVEEMTSQQRNRVFCYRGYISVINEGTELPS from the coding sequence ATGAAAAGAGGTCTGCAAGGACGCTATGTAGAATCGTCCACATTGGGAGAGACTGTGCGCGCCTATGTTCCGGCACCACTCCCACCTACCCCACCGATTGATTGGAATTCCAAGACTCGTGAGATATTTGACCAGGCGTTGCTCGCTCTGGGTCGTTTGGACAGTGCCTCGACTCTGCTGCCGGATGTTCAACTGTTTTTGTATATGTACGTACGCAAAGAAGCTGTCGTATCGTCAATGATTGAAGGCACTCAGTCCTCACTGTCCGATCTGATGCTTTTCGAATTGGACGAGATACCTGGAGTGCCAACTGCTGATGTTCGTGAAGTCAGCAACTACGTGGCCGCGCTTGATCATGGCCTGAATCGGCTATCCGATGGATTTCCACTCTCACTGCGATTGATCAGGGAGATTCACGAAATTCTGTTGCAGGGTAGCCGTGGTGGAAAGTTTTCCCCAGGTGAATTCCGGACCAGTCAAAACTGGATTGGTGGAAGCCGACCAGGCAACGCAAGATTTGTCCCGCCCCCTGTTCAGGAGCTAACCGGATGTCTGAGTGAGCTTGAGAAATTCATCAATGATCAGCCCGATAAGACGTCTACGGTACTCAAAGCAGCGCTCGCCCATGTACAGTTTGAAACCATCCATCCGTTTCTAGATGGCAATGGCAGGTTAGGCCGATTATTAATTACCCTGATCTTGTGCGATCAAGGTGTTCTACACCTGCCTCTGCTCTACATCAGCTTGTATTTCAAGACGCATCGGCAGCAATACTATGATCTGTTGAATGCTGTGCGGGAGGATGGCGATTGGGAAGCATGGCTGGAATACTTTGCACAGGCAGTTATTACAACAGCGACTCAAGCTACAGACACGGCAAAACGCCTGCACGAACTATCACTGAAGGATCGTGACTTGATCAGCACACTTGGCCGCGCAGCACCAGCTACCCTGAATGTACATAGAGCATTCATGGAAAGACCCATCGCTACTTCTCCTTTTATCGTTTCAAAAACTGGCATCAGTGCCGCAACGGTCAACAAGTCACTGGAAAGATTACAACAACTGGGACTGGTTGAAGAGATGACATCTCAACAACGCAACCGAGTGTTCTGCTATCGCGGGTATATTTCCGTGATCAACGAAGGAACGGAGCTGCCGAGTTGA
- a CDS encoding TOTE conflict system archaeo-eukaryotic primase domain-containing protein, with product MESKTDYLRNLEARVRSLEAENKALRATLENRNTPSGNSPEEASAKKTPQSDSSSYPTDKHNSQIETASSTLSPEAKIELFRTRFAGRSDLYARRWESRDGKKKGYSPVCANEWRDGICKKPVVRCHECLHRAFEPVTDAVVREHLTGAQVVGLYALDATSRCRFIVADFDHDSWQDDTRALVRSCRGLDIPVLSEISRSGDGAHVWFFFDTPVEAVAARRLVTALIERTCRVERLISLSSHDRLIPSQDSLTGAGFGSLVALPLQKSARERNASVFVDDELSPLADQWQALEDAPLISAEKLQVLIEIVEDGHGGADLRDAEADKTPWRRSSRGDVVSVSPAELPAHLSITLADGIYIERSDLPQPLVYAIARLAAFANPHWHELERVHRSTWKIARFVDKSQLLPRHIRIPRGCTDAVFELLGRYEIQLQVQDERIHGTQLQIKFTGELLPEQKAALSVLVGSDTGVLHAPPGFGKTVTAAAVIAQRGCSTLVVVHTTALLRQWRTRLAEFLSVATSEIGTLGGGRKSQLTGRLDVAGVRSLAKLDDDELASALEHYGQIIVDECHHAGAATHTRVLEAVRSRYVLGLTATPKRRDGLEPVMFMHCGPVRHHVAVSENMPIERVLEQLEWPVVPDTPAEALIQEVLSAVAEDLARTTMLAAAAVKAWRQGRKVLVLTERRVHIDALTEAISQVAGGSVPEPIVLHGKLTARVRRETMERLDRLTDDEPRCLVATGRLIGEGFDHPSLDTVVFAMPFAWRGTLQQYLGRLARASPGKSNICVIDVRDTGHPMLESMWRKRMRGYRALGWKKVTNKQLF from the coding sequence ATGGAATCTAAAACAGACTACCTTCGCAATCTGGAAGCGCGTGTTCGATCGCTGGAGGCGGAAAACAAGGCACTGCGTGCGACGCTGGAAAACAGGAATACACCATCCGGAAATTCACCTGAGGAGGCGAGTGCAAAGAAGACTCCTCAGAGTGACAGCTCCTCTTATCCAACCGACAAGCACAATAGCCAGATCGAAACAGCATCAAGTACTCTGAGCCCTGAGGCCAAGATTGAACTGTTTCGAACTCGCTTTGCGGGTCGATCTGATCTCTATGCACGTCGTTGGGAGAGCCGTGATGGAAAGAAAAAAGGTTATTCTCCGGTGTGTGCGAACGAGTGGCGTGATGGCATTTGCAAAAAGCCGGTCGTTCGTTGCCACGAGTGTCTTCATCGGGCCTTCGAGCCGGTGACCGATGCCGTGGTGCGCGAGCATTTGACGGGTGCGCAAGTGGTCGGACTGTACGCGCTCGACGCGACAAGTCGCTGTCGTTTTATCGTTGCGGATTTCGATCATGATAGCTGGCAAGACGACACCCGTGCGCTGGTGCGCAGCTGTCGAGGACTCGACATTCCGGTGCTGTCCGAAATATCGCGCTCTGGCGATGGTGCGCACGTCTGGTTCTTCTTTGACACGCCGGTGGAGGCAGTGGCGGCCCGACGTCTGGTAACAGCGCTCATCGAACGAACATGCAGGGTTGAAAGGTTGATATCGCTCTCCAGCCACGATCGGCTGATCCCAAGCCAGGACAGCTTGACGGGCGCAGGGTTTGGATCGCTGGTTGCCCTTCCGTTGCAGAAATCCGCGCGAGAGCGTAATGCCAGTGTGTTTGTCGATGACGAACTTAGCCCGCTTGCAGATCAATGGCAGGCTCTGGAAGATGCTCCACTAATCAGTGCGGAGAAACTTCAGGTCTTGATCGAAATCGTCGAGGATGGGCATGGTGGGGCGGACTTGCGAGATGCTGAAGCAGACAAGACACCATGGCGACGATCGAGCCGCGGCGATGTAGTGTCTGTGTCACCTGCGGAGCTGCCTGCTCACCTGTCAATCACATTGGCGGACGGTATCTACATTGAGCGCTCAGATCTACCACAACCGCTTGTATACGCAATCGCTCGACTTGCCGCCTTTGCCAACCCGCATTGGCACGAACTTGAGCGAGTGCATCGTTCGACCTGGAAGATCGCACGCTTTGTTGACAAATCACAGTTGCTTCCACGGCATATACGCATACCGAGGGGCTGTACCGACGCAGTCTTTGAATTACTCGGCCGATATGAAATTCAATTGCAGGTTCAGGATGAACGAATCCATGGAACGCAGCTGCAAATCAAATTCACCGGAGAGCTGCTACCAGAACAGAAAGCCGCACTCAGCGTGCTGGTTGGTAGTGACACGGGCGTGCTGCATGCGCCACCTGGCTTTGGCAAGACTGTGACTGCCGCTGCTGTCATCGCCCAGCGTGGGTGTTCTACGCTTGTGGTTGTGCATACCACGGCGTTGCTTCGCCAATGGCGTACACGACTCGCCGAATTTCTGTCGGTGGCGACCAGTGAAATCGGTACGCTGGGTGGCGGGCGGAAAAGTCAGCTGACAGGCAGGCTTGATGTCGCGGGTGTGCGCTCTCTTGCAAAGTTGGATGACGACGAACTCGCTAGTGCCCTTGAACACTATGGTCAGATAATAGTGGATGAATGTCATCATGCCGGGGCAGCAACCCACACTCGGGTTCTGGAGGCCGTACGCTCGCGTTATGTACTGGGACTCACTGCAACACCCAAGCGTCGCGATGGCCTGGAACCGGTCATGTTCATGCACTGTGGGCCGGTGCGCCATCATGTTGCCGTGTCCGAAAACATGCCGATCGAACGAGTGCTGGAGCAGCTCGAATGGCCCGTCGTTCCGGATACACCTGCGGAAGCTTTGATTCAGGAAGTGCTCTCTGCAGTTGCTGAAGATCTTGCGCGTACGACCATGCTCGCCGCGGCGGCAGTCAAGGCATGGCGGCAAGGACGAAAGGTCCTGGTATTGACAGAAAGACGCGTACACATTGACGCACTGACTGAAGCAATCAGTCAGGTTGCCGGTGGTTCTGTTCCCGAACCCATCGTTCTGCACGGGAAACTGACAGCACGTGTGCGACGTGAAACGATGGAACGACTTGACAGGCTGACTGATGATGAACCTCGCTGTCTCGTCGCCACAGGACGACTCATCGGCGAAGGGTTCGACCACCCATCACTTGATACGGTGGTTTTTGCAATGCCATTTGCATGGCGAGGAACGCTGCAGCAATACCTTGGGCGCCTGGCGCGGGCGTCGCCGGGGAAGAGTAACATCTGTGTGATTGATGTGCGCGATACCGGGCATCCGATGCTGGAGTCGATGTGGCGGAAGCGGATGCGTGGTTACCGTGCACTGGGGTGGAAAAAGGTGACGAACAAGCAGCTGTTCTGA
- a CDS encoding DUF2786 domain-containing protein — translation MIVPWSIPILKSLGRQKKDIDKARDRLFGWAMGTPEGANGIPRTVSELATEVVKHSGRTSSEVQAALAREPFATATRILAMLIWLTGGDKAGQRGTPLARYTKERARRESSTGRRWLQQLAESDFELREVVDVTSDSSLRLGASPEAGVAVTVHEPRLANHYSLGLILYARVLPMPAGAVLADGLLILDPHIVAALPPHARASDVFAAWATNALVAEGHLFAGARQPPHQPPDFRTAPGVATEPTGSRPSSGGTDVPPSDRTAGTRQSSPEAPLDAEAREKLLARVRKLFAMAQETEASPHEAEIALRRCQSLMAKFGIAEKDLETSEFGRQSAHAGKRVPMHIQFLSIAVAKLHGVLFVSGGPDGAHFRGYDIDVRVARLTLDYLSESVERALTARRRTGEFPPGRMASYDYRLAFAKEVSGRVTTIVSERETEERASSSTGTALTVRKLEIVRRECGQDLRTTTVRARGAIDDAAAGAGREDGSRVSLDPQVGSGRARPLLGRD, via the coding sequence GTGATCGTACCCTGGAGCATTCCGATTTTGAAAAGTTTAGGACGCCAGAAAAAAGATATAGACAAGGCCCGCGATCGGCTCTTCGGCTGGGCCATGGGCACACCGGAGGGCGCCAACGGCATTCCGCGAACGGTCAGCGAACTTGCAACCGAAGTGGTGAAGCACTCTGGGCGAACAAGTTCTGAAGTGCAGGCCGCGCTTGCGCGCGAACCCTTCGCAACGGCCACGCGCATCCTGGCGATGCTCATCTGGTTGACGGGAGGTGATAAAGCGGGGCAGCGAGGAACGCCACTCGCGCGCTATACCAAGGAGCGCGCCAGGCGCGAGTCTTCTACAGGCAGGCGCTGGCTGCAGCAGTTGGCTGAGTCGGATTTCGAACTGCGCGAAGTGGTCGACGTGACATCCGATAGCTCATTGCGGCTGGGAGCATCACCCGAGGCAGGTGTAGCTGTCACTGTTCACGAACCGCGCCTTGCAAACCACTACTCGCTCGGGCTCATTCTGTACGCGCGCGTGTTGCCAATGCCGGCCGGCGCCGTACTGGCCGACGGCCTGCTGATACTCGATCCTCACATCGTCGCAGCGTTGCCACCTCACGCGCGGGCCAGCGACGTGTTCGCAGCCTGGGCCACTAATGCACTCGTCGCCGAAGGCCACCTCTTTGCTGGAGCGCGCCAGCCACCCCACCAGCCACCCGATTTCCGAACCGCCCCTGGCGTGGCGACCGAGCCAACAGGCTCCAGGCCATCTTCCGGCGGCACAGATGTACCACCATCGGATCGAACTGCAGGAACGAGGCAATCGTCCCCTGAAGCGCCACTGGATGCCGAGGCGCGCGAGAAGTTACTTGCACGTGTGCGCAAGCTCTTCGCTATGGCCCAGGAAACCGAAGCTTCGCCGCACGAGGCTGAGATTGCGCTGCGGCGCTGCCAGTCGCTGATGGCAAAATTCGGCATCGCCGAGAAGGATCTGGAAACAAGCGAGTTCGGCCGCCAGAGCGCGCACGCTGGCAAGCGCGTACCGATGCACATCCAGTTCCTGTCAATCGCGGTGGCGAAATTGCACGGTGTACTTTTCGTCAGCGGCGGCCCCGACGGGGCACACTTTCGCGGCTACGACATCGACGTCCGTGTCGCCCGTCTCACTCTCGATTATCTGAGCGAGTCGGTTGAGCGCGCACTCACCGCTCGCCGTCGCACCGGCGAGTTCCCACCCGGACGCATGGCCTCCTACGACTATCGGCTGGCGTTCGCCAAAGAGGTCAGCGGTCGCGTCACTACGATCGTCAGCGAGCGCGAAACCGAAGAACGGGCAAGTTCATCCACCGGCACTGCGCTCACCGTCAGGAAGCTTGAAATAGTCCGGCGCGAGTGCGGTCAGGATCTCCGGACGACGACGGTGCGCGCCCGCGGCGCGATCGACGACGCGGCCGCGGGTGCTGGACGCGAAGACGGCTCGCGCGTATCACTCGATCCGCAAGTTGGGAGTGGCAGGGCACGGCCATTACTTGGACGCGATTGA